A region of the Stieleria neptunia genome:
ATAATCCCAATCGCGGCCGTAACCGGGGTCGATGCCGGTGTGCCATTTACCGATCTGGGCGGTCGTGTAGCCGTTGGCACGAAACACGCTGGGCCAGAACCGACACTGCTTCGGGTCGTAGTCGCTGCCGGGATATCGGCCGACCATCCGCATCGACTCGATGCCATGCTGGTGCAATCCGGTCAACAGGGTGGCCCGTGACGGCATGCACCAGGACCCGATGTAGGCATGGGAGAACCGGACTCCGGCTTTGGCGAGTTGATCCAGATTCGGCGTTTTCACCCAGTCAAATGAATCGGGATAGCAACCAACGGTTCGTGACGACTGGTCGTCGGTGTAAATGAATAGAATATTGGGTCGCTCATCCGCGGCGGCGCGCGTTGCGCACAAGACAACCAGTACAAGCAAGCGAAAACCATTCATCGATCGGCCCTGTTGGACGTCTTTGCGGACACACTCGTTTCCCGTCGCAACAGTATAACATCGAAGGGCACGCCACCGAATCACAACTTCGTCGTCGCGTAGAAATCCAGCATGCTGAGATACAGCCCCGAGGCGGTAAGCACACTGGCGAGGATCACGAGTGAACCGATCAGACGGGTACGTTTGAGTTGCCACCACATGACCAACCCGCTCAATCCCCAAGTGACCATCGCGATGGCCATCGCATCCAGGATCAAGGACCAATACATCCTGCCGTTCCAATGCGGCGGCTGACCGTGCGACGTGTGCAGACGCATAAAGAACTGCCGTGGCGACATCCCATCCTGCCCTTCGTAGCGAGTGATATCGATGTGCCCGTCGCGGAGCACGTAGGTCACGCGTGCCGGTTCTCCGTCGACCGTCGCAATGAAATTCAGCTTGCACCAACCCATCGGCTGGGTAGACGACGGAGCGTCAAATCCGGCGGCGGACACGATCTCCGGCACCGCCTGCCTGGCCAGCAAATACGGATTTTCATCCAGCGCGATGCTGCGGACATCCTTGAGCATCGGCTCCAGCACTTCCTCGTTCTCCGGATACAACATCACACAAGCCGTCCGACGGACCGGATCGATTTCCACCGACCGCTTCTGCTCGCCGCCGACAGCCTCAATGATCAAATTGTTGTTGAATTGCGGAGTACTTTCCTCGGACAACTCAATCTCCGAATCCGGCGCCGCCTCACGGAGCTTTTTGATCACTCGACTTGCCAACTCATCGGCGGTGGGAAACGACGCCAGCGGTGTCGCTTCAGTGACCGCCGCGCCGACGGAATGGATTTCCAACTCCGGCAGCAATCCCTTGTGGTTGTACATCGCACCGGTCACGCCATAGAGAAACACCCACGGGAGCAGAAACAGCCCCGCGTACAAGTGGACCCGGCGAATCAAGACGGTCAAACGCGTGACTCGTTTTCGCCCGGAACGTCGGGCGCCGCCAGAGGATTCAGCCGACGGCCGAGAGGATTCGCTTTGCGTCATGGGTTGATCGTGATGATTTGAGAACCAAAGAAGGAGATCGCGTGCATTTTACGGCCCAAATCATAGCGGTTGACCAAGGGTGTCGCACACCTGTCGGATGATTGCCGCGTCAATCAACCAGGGAGGAATGTGCGATGCAATCGTTTCGAGTGAGCCGGGGAGTCCGAGTGGAAGTCTGTAAGGCCAACCGTCGAGGTGACTGGGTTTCTTTTACGACGACCAAGACGAATACCTTTGACGAACCGATCAGCCGCACGCGATCGACCGTTGTCTTTCGCGACGGACGCTGGCTGCTGCGAGTCAAACCACATCAGGTCGAGATGTTCAACGGACTGCGCTGGGTGCGAATGAAGTGAGTTGAAGATTCGTAGACGTTTGTAGGTTCCGTCAGTCGGTTTTTGTCGATAGACGAACCAGTAGGTCACGCTGTGCGTGACGGATGGCATGCACAGCATGCCCTTCTATGAGGCCGCGGTCTGCAAGCCCTGATTTTAAATTTTGCAAAAAAGTCGGTCTAGCTGCCTTCGTCGGAGTCGGCCCTCGGTCGCTCACCCCGGCGCAGCGAGGAACGAGCGGAGCGAATGGCGACCGAGGGCCGGACGAAGACGACGGCAGCGGTTGCCTTTGTTGGGGAGGCTCCGAGGTAGTGAACCGATCAACGTTTCCCCAGTGAACGTTATGCAACCACCTTCTATCCGTTCCGGTCTGGCCGGGAACCTAAAGCTGCATGCTTCGATAGCCGAATCAGGGGGAAACGTCGAACAGATCGCCAAAACCCTTCTACAAGGTCGGTCTCACTGGAAGTGAGCCCAGGGCATGCTCGGTCCAGCGATCTGATCGATCGTCACTGCTCGTCGACACCCGCAAATAGAGCAACGAGAGCCTGAATTGAAAATTATGCCATCGCAACCTCCTGCAAGTTCACTGCGCCTAGACTTGCGGTCTTACGCAGACGACGTTTTTGTGCGGGTGATTTGAATTTCGCTCCGCGTGGTAGTTCCCCTTGCATCGCATACTTCCAAAGCGCGATGACCAACTTGCGGGCCAATGCCACAATCGCGATTCGACGCATGCGGCTGCTCTGTCCCCCCGCTTTTTCCCGGAACCACCGAGCTAAGTCGCTTTGAGGTTGATAACGCAGCCACAACCATCCAACCTCAACAAGTAAGCTTCGCACATCACCGCGACCCGCCTTGCTGATGCCCTGCTCACGATTCAGTGCACCGCTGCTGTAAGGCGTTGGCGCGAGTCCAACGACCGCTCCGAGTTGACGACGATTCCGGAATTCACGCCATGAAAACAGCTCCGTCGAAAGCGTCCACGCACATTCCACTCCGATCCCGCAGAGTTCGACCAGGCGATCTGCAATCTGTTGACGCGAGGCACATTGATCGGCCGCAGCGTTCGCCTGACGAAACAACTCGGCTCGTTGCTCTTCCAATTCTCGAATCTGGCAAACACAAAGCTTCAGCCGAGTGAACTCCAGCTGCAATCGTTTTCGGAGATACGCTCCGATCGGTTGACCGTCACCCGTTTTTAGCGTTTCAAGTATTGCTTCGAACTCAGAATCGATCGTTCCGAGCACAATGCCTTGGGCGAACAGCAGACCTTTGATCCGGTTGGTTAATCGCCGTTTGTCCTTGCGGATTGACTGCAGGCCTCGCTGCAGATTGCGAATGTCTTCGTCTTCCATCAACGGGACGTGAATCGGCCGTAGTGCTCCACGTTCGCCACGGTAATACCGTAGCAACGCGTGGACCATTTTTTGGACGTCCAGACGATCGGTCTTGCGCTGCTTGCTGCGTCGATCGACTTCAAGAGATGCCGATTCGATCACGTGATTGGTCAGCCCAATCGCTTCCAACGCCCGATGAATCCAGAAACCATCGCGTCCGGCTTCGTAGCAGGTTACGGTCCCTGCGTCGTCCTCGAGTGCGAACTTGCGTTTTGCGGCTAATAATTCGGATTCAAATTGCCGGAGGTCGCCGGCGGCAACATTTCGAATCCGAAGGCTCGGATGCTCGGCGCAAGCAAAACCAAGCTTCCAAACGGATTTGCTGAGTTCCAAAGCGACAAACAAAGTGGAGGAAATTGAAGTAGACTGAATACCGGTCGCGGTCATGATTAAGCCTCTGAAGTTGAGTGATGTTGACTCTCAGAGCTTAATCGCCGCGGCTTTTCATAGCTTCTACACACCGCTGACATCCGCCCCCACGATGTCTTGCACGTGTGAGACGCCGTCCCGCTCCAACAATTCCAACAGTCCGCGATTGATCCGGCGGACCACGCGCGGGCCCTGGTACACCAGCGCGGTCAGCAATTGAACCAACGACGCGCCCGCGCGAAGTTTGCGGTAGGCGTCCTCGGCGGTCGCCACTCCGCCGGCTGCGATGATCCGATAACGCCGACGATCCATTTGCCGGTACAAGCTGACGATTCGCCGGTCCATCCAATCCTTCGTCGGCGATCCCGAAATCGCGCCGGGCCAATCGTTCCAAATCTCACATGGCGTTGCCAACCCCGACCGACGCCGCGACGATAGGTTGAACATGAACCCGGCGACCGATGCGTAGCCATCCACCGTCTGCAACATTCGATCGATCGCCGCGTCGTCCCAATCCGGCGAGAGCTTCAGCAACAGTGGAACGTCGATGGGAATCGATGCCAGTCGCTCAAGCAGCTCGCCGAGGTGTCCCGGCGCATCAAAAAATTCGCGGCCGTCGGAAGTGTTGGGACAGCTCAGATTCAGCATGAAATACGACGCACACCCTCGCAGCGTTTCGGCCGCGGTGACGTAGTCCTGGAGAATCTCATCGGGGCTGATCGCATCTGAACACACGCCATGATTGGTGTTCACCAAGTTGATCCCCAGCGGCACGTCGATCCGCTGCCCCTGCAATCGTTTCGCGACCGCGGCGGCACCCTCGTTGGGCAATCCGTAGTGCACGCAAATCGCATCATCGATCGGCAGTCGCCATAAACGCGGTTTAGGATTTCCCGCCGAGGGCATCGCCGAGACCGAACCGATTTCGACGTGGCCGAACCCCAAGGACGCCATCGCCGCGACCGCGCGTCCCGATTTGTCGTACCCGGCAGCCAGACCGAGAGGATTCTTGAACGGGATGCCGGCAACGTCGATGTTCAGCCGCGTGTCATCGACGCCATGCATCCGTGACGCCCAGCGAAGCAAACCGGGGATTCGCGTTGCCGCCGCCCCCCAGGCGATCGCCTGATCGTGCGTCCACTCCGGATCGAAGCGAAACAACAGCGGACGAACGAGACGTTGATAAATCATGGGGCGATCAGCGACCTTGGTTCGCAGCGCCGCTTCGAAGACTTCAGGACCGAGTGAAAGGGCACTGCCGGCGTGTCATTCTAACCGCCGCCCTCAAGCGCGAAATGGGCAGCAGCTGGAAAACGGTCGAACCGTCGCCTGGGATCGACGATCCCGCGATCCGCCGGTCGTCCTTGGCATCCTCAACTGATAGCATGTCGTGGACCGAGTTTCCTTTCCTCGGCAACTTCCCGACGCTGACGATCCATGAACGCTTCCCAAAGACTCTTCGATCGATTCGAAAAAGCCGGCCCGTCATGGCTGCCGATCATCGTGCTGTCCCTGATCGGATTGATTGCCACGATCGCCTGTGTGCACTCGATCGCCGGCCTGGGTGAATGAGCAACGCACGGAAACGAAGTGGGATAGGGCTTCCAGCCTGTCGATGCGGAAATGACAGTCCGGAAGCCGATCCCACTTCAAGAGATCCGACAGTTATATTCCTTTCGTCGCTACCACAAAGGAAACCGTCATGAATGACCCCAACCAAGTCGCATTGGATGCCTTGCGTCAAGCCGTCGGCTTGGCACCGGAGAACATTGCGTTGGCCGACCACCTTGCCAAAACGCTGCTGCAAATGTCTCGGCCCGAGGAAGCCGCCCAGGTCTATCGGGATGCGCTCCATCACCATCCCGGCAACACCCCGCTGCAACTGGGGCTGGCCGACAGCTACCGACGCGCCAATCGGCTCTCGCACGCCCTGGCGATCCTTGAAACGTTGGTCGCTGAGAAAAAACCGCCCGCCGAGGCGTTGCTGCTGCACGCCCGTGTGCTGCACGGCCAGGGCGAGACCCGTTCGGCCATCAATCAATACAAAGACGCGATCGATGCCAACCCCGATCTATCCGATGCGGCCTTCGAAAGCCTGCTCGGATTGAATTTCGAATCCGAGTCCGACGACTTCGCCGAGCGCACACCGGCCAGTTGGATGGAAGACGCTCCCGAATCGGGGTTCGACCAGCAGGACATGGACGACGACGATTCGTTCGCGGATCTGGAAACCCCGTCGATCAAGTTCGACGATGTCGGTGGCATGACCGAGGTGAAAGAGGACATCCGCGTCAAAATCATCTATCCGCTGCAACATGCCGAGATGTTCGCCGCCTATGGGAAAAAAGTCGGCGGAGGCATTTTGATGTACGGACCGCCCGGCTGTGGCAAGACGATGCTCGCGCGGGCAACGGCCGGAGAAATCGAGGCGGGGTTCTTGAGTGTCGGAATCAGCGATGTCTTGGACATGTGGGTCGGCAACAGCGAAAAGAACCTCCACAACCTGTTCCAACAAGCCCGCCGCAACCGCCCCTGTGTCGTGTTTTTTGACGAAGTCGACGCGCTCGGTGCCAGCCGATCGGACATGCGTCGCAGCAGCGGTCGACACTTGATCAACCAGTTTTTGTCCGAGCTAGACGGTGTGGAGACGGACAATGACGGCGTCTTGTTTCTGGCCGCCACGAACGCACCGTGGCATTTGGATAGCGCGTTTCGCCGCCCCGGTCGATTCGATCGAATCGTGTTTGTCCCGCCGCCGGACGCGGAAGCCCGCATCGAAATTTTGAAACTGGCACTCGCCGGAAAGCCGACCGAGAAGATCAACCTGGAAAAACTCGCCGCGAAAACCGTCGACTTTTCCGGTGCAGATTTGAACTCGGTCGTCGACACCGCGGTCGAAACCAAATTGAAGGACGCGGTGAAAACGGGATTGCCCAAACCGATCACAACGAGTGATCTGATGACGGCCGTCAAACGCTGTCGACCGAGCACCGGCGAATGGTTTTCCACCGCACGGAACCACGCGCTGTATTCCAACGAAGGCGGTGCGTACGACCCGATTCTGGATTACCTGAAGATCAAGCGATGACACAACGCTACGACCGCGCCCAACTGCTGATCGGCCAAGGGCGATTTGAAATGGCCGAGCGTGAGATCCGTCAGGTGCTGGCCGACAATCCCGATGACGGACTCGCCCATGCATTGTTGGCGATCTGCGCCGCCACCGACGAATCACGCTACGAGGAAGCAACCCGCGAAGCCGAGTTGGCCGTCGCGGCCGAACCGGACGCCCCGTTCGTTCATTTCGTCCGCAGCCGCGTGCTTTGGAAACGCAACCATTTCGACGAAGCCTACGAGGCGATCTCCCAAGCCATTCGACTGGATCCCTACGACGCCGACTATTTCGCACAAGCCGCACAAATCAAATTGGCAATCCGCGACTGGCCGACCGCGCTGCGTCTGTCTGAACAGGGCCTTGCCATCGACCCGGAAGCTGCCGGCTGCAACAACATCCGCACGATCGCGCTGGAACGCCTGGGCCGCACCGGGGAAGCGCTTCAATCGGCCGCCAAAAACCTGCAGAACAGCCCCGAAGATTCTTATGCGCATTCATCGCACGGCTGGGCACTGCTGAATTCCGGCAAATACCAGGAAGCCCAAAATGCGTTCCGCGAAGCGCTGCGACTGGACCCCAGCAACGAACTTGCCCGCGAAGGCATGATCGACGCGATCAGCAGCCGCAGCCTGCTGTTTCGCTCGGTTCGGAAATTCCACATCGCGCTCAGCCGACTTTCACGGAAACATCAATTCGCGATCATCTTCGGTGCCTGGCTGTTGATCCAAGTGCTCAGCGGTGCCGGGGACAGCGTGCCCTGGATTCGGCCGTTCATTCCGCTGATCTTGATGGCGTACATGGTCTTTGCCGTCCTGACGTGGACCTCTGACGCGATCTTCAACACGTTGCTGCGTTTCCACCATTTCGGACGCCACCTGCTGACGTCCCGCATGATCTGGCGATCCAATCTGGTGGCATCGTGTTTG
Encoded here:
- a CDS encoding PepSY domain-containing protein translates to MTQSESSRPSAESSGGARRSGRKRVTRLTVLIRRVHLYAGLFLLPWVFLYGVTGAMYNHKGLLPELEIHSVGAAVTEATPLASFPTADELASRVIKKLREAAPDSEIELSEESTPQFNNNLIIEAVGGEQKRSVEIDPVRRTACVMLYPENEEVLEPMLKDVRSIALDENPYLLARQAVPEIVSAAGFDAPSSTQPMGWCKLNFIATVDGEPARVTYVLRDGHIDITRYEGQDGMSPRQFFMRLHTSHGQPPHWNGRMYWSLILDAMAIAMVTWGLSGLVMWWQLKRTRLIGSLVILASVLTASGLYLSMLDFYATTKL
- a CDS encoding IS110 family RNA-guided transposase; the encoded protein is MTATGIQSTSISSTLFVALELSKSVWKLGFACAEHPSLRIRNVAAGDLRQFESELLAAKRKFALEDDAGTVTCYEAGRDGFWIHRALEAIGLTNHVIESASLEVDRRSKQRKTDRLDVQKMVHALLRYYRGERGALRPIHVPLMEDEDIRNLQRGLQSIRKDKRRLTNRIKGLLFAQGIVLGTIDSEFEAILETLKTGDGQPIGAYLRKRLQLEFTRLKLCVCQIRELEEQRAELFRQANAAADQCASRQQIADRLVELCGIGVECAWTLSTELFSWREFRNRRQLGAVVGLAPTPYSSGALNREQGISKAGRGDVRSLLVEVGWLWLRYQPQSDLARWFREKAGGQSSRMRRIAIVALARKLVIALWKYAMQGELPRGAKFKSPAQKRRLRKTASLGAVNLQEVAMA
- a CDS encoding quinone-dependent dihydroorotate dehydrogenase, with amino-acid sequence MIYQRLVRPLLFRFDPEWTHDQAIAWGAAATRIPGLLRWASRMHGVDDTRLNIDVAGIPFKNPLGLAAGYDKSGRAVAAMASLGFGHVEIGSVSAMPSAGNPKPRLWRLPIDDAICVHYGLPNEGAAAVAKRLQGQRIDVPLGINLVNTNHGVCSDAISPDEILQDYVTAAETLRGCASYFMLNLSCPNTSDGREFFDAPGHLGELLERLASIPIDVPLLLKLSPDWDDAAIDRMLQTVDGYASVAGFMFNLSSRRRSGLATPCEIWNDWPGAISGSPTKDWMDRRIVSLYRQMDRRRYRIIAAGGVATAEDAYRKLRAGASLVQLLTALVYQGPRVVRRINRGLLELLERDGVSHVQDIVGADVSGV
- a CDS encoding ATP-binding protein: MNDPNQVALDALRQAVGLAPENIALADHLAKTLLQMSRPEEAAQVYRDALHHHPGNTPLQLGLADSYRRANRLSHALAILETLVAEKKPPAEALLLHARVLHGQGETRSAINQYKDAIDANPDLSDAAFESLLGLNFESESDDFAERTPASWMEDAPESGFDQQDMDDDDSFADLETPSIKFDDVGGMTEVKEDIRVKIIYPLQHAEMFAAYGKKVGGGILMYGPPGCGKTMLARATAGEIEAGFLSVGISDVLDMWVGNSEKNLHNLFQQARRNRPCVVFFDEVDALGASRSDMRRSSGRHLINQFLSELDGVETDNDGVLFLAATNAPWHLDSAFRRPGRFDRIVFVPPPDAEARIEILKLALAGKPTEKINLEKLAAKTVDFSGADLNSVVDTAVETKLKDAVKTGLPKPITTSDLMTAVKRCRPSTGEWFSTARNHALYSNEGGAYDPILDYLKIKR
- a CDS encoding tetratricopeptide repeat protein codes for the protein MTQRYDRAQLLIGQGRFEMAEREIRQVLADNPDDGLAHALLAICAATDESRYEEATREAELAVAAEPDAPFVHFVRSRVLWKRNHFDEAYEAISQAIRLDPYDADYFAQAAQIKLAIRDWPTALRLSEQGLAIDPEAAGCNNIRTIALERLGRTGEALQSAAKNLQNSPEDSYAHSSHGWALLNSGKYQEAQNAFREALRLDPSNELAREGMIDAISSRSLLFRSVRKFHIALSRLSRKHQFAIIFGAWLLIQVLSGAGDSVPWIRPFIPLILMAYMVFAVLTWTSDAIFNTLLRFHHFGRHLLTSRMIWRSNLVASCLICAGGGAIYSIAIGGWFAAAVVAFYWTLMCVPVTAAFAMPTTQRGLLIGGLGLLVGLLPVYGVVQSVAQDSGVPLARAFRNFNWSIIGLQVAAGYLAVAQNRK